From a single Chitinophaga sp. Cy-1792 genomic region:
- a CDS encoding ABC transporter substrate-binding protein translates to MKTGILLPKSNYQPLLQYDFLAGCKASLAHVGTDVEYVTANIGFGTDKDAVYAAAEKMLMEDDVDVLVMYADQQSLLPVAEFARAANKLIILVHPGARYMHGWEPHPNVISHTLQHNLCCQQTAARAAGIATKAAFCTSFFEAGFPVSHALSHYYISNGGMLEYNFISRFKAAEFTVAPLVAFLQQRPDVTTLLTLFNGELGHLFLQQLAAAQLDNLQLFAGPMLFEDALVANYGPIQLSCSLEGYIPWHPAVDLPANKLFMEQMSQTLERAITSFTMHGWTTGQLLAAIASGKAAHGYKPKGVLQALEQVQIDSPRGPITFDPATQHTLAPLWYAHADANMHVTIGHEMTATLDQWTALQSEVKGAFISNWNNTYPCG, encoded by the coding sequence ATGAAAACAGGAATACTTTTACCAAAATCTAATTACCAGCCACTCCTCCAATACGATTTTCTCGCAGGTTGTAAGGCCAGCCTTGCACATGTCGGAACGGATGTTGAATATGTTACCGCCAATATTGGTTTTGGTACAGATAAAGACGCCGTATACGCTGCTGCGGAGAAGATGCTGATGGAAGATGACGTAGATGTTTTGGTAATGTATGCCGATCAGCAATCCCTGCTGCCGGTTGCGGAATTCGCCAGGGCTGCCAATAAACTGATTATACTCGTACATCCCGGCGCGCGTTATATGCACGGCTGGGAACCACACCCCAACGTAATTTCACATACTTTACAACATAATCTTTGTTGTCAGCAAACAGCAGCCAGGGCAGCCGGCATAGCAACAAAAGCTGCGTTCTGTACCTCTTTCTTTGAGGCCGGTTTTCCTGTCAGTCATGCGCTGTCGCATTATTATATCAGCAACGGCGGGATGCTGGAATATAACTTTATCAGTAGGTTCAAAGCGGCAGAATTTACCGTGGCGCCACTGGTAGCTTTCCTGCAACAACGCCCGGATGTTACCACTTTGCTGACGCTGTTCAACGGCGAACTGGGACACCTCTTCCTGCAGCAACTCGCTGCTGCACAATTGGATAACCTTCAGTTATTCGCAGGCCCCATGTTATTTGAAGACGCGCTGGTAGCCAATTATGGCCCTATCCAATTATCGTGTAGCCTGGAGGGTTATATCCCCTGGCATCCCGCAGTGGACCTGCCGGCAAATAAATTGTTTATGGAGCAGATGTCGCAGACGCTGGAAAGAGCTATCACCAGTTTTACCATGCATGGCTGGACAACTGGCCAGTTGCTTGCCGCCATCGCCAGCGGGAAAGCAGCACACGGCTACAAACCCAAAGGAGTGCTGCAAGCCCTGGAACAGGTGCAGATAGACAGCCCCAGAGGACCAATTACTTTCGATCCTGCCACACAGCATACACTGGCACCGCTATGGTATGCCCATGCTGATGCTAACATGCACGTGACGATCGGACACGAAATGACCGCTACCCTGGACCAATGGACTGCCTTGCAGTCTGAAGTAAAAGGTGCTTTTATTTCCAACTGGAATAATACCTATCCTTGCGGCTAA